From a single Bacteroidales bacterium genomic region:
- a CDS encoding ABC transporter ATP-binding protein has protein sequence MSVLKAINLGKEYPGAATWAVSSFNLEIEQGEILALLGESGCGKTTVLRMISGFEVPDAGELWLGTKRVSGDGFFVEPEKRGIGIVFQDYALFPHKTVSENIGFGLFRLGKKEKAVRISELIELTGLKDLEHRYPHQLSGGQRQRVALARALAPNPNLILFDEPFSNIDSVLKNQIRSEIRDIIKASGTTAIFVTHDTKDVLAIADRALVLKDGKILQIDSPGNLYQKPVNSYVASFFGKSNFISAKPVKNGFETAIGFITAESELYLDKPKVTLSIRPESFQLTEPNKENAFKGRILSQKFFGEYTELIVEVPAKDKPETITIHSKKGNWYPVNECWFVVNEEGGVVINE, from the coding sequence ATGAGTGTTTTAAAGGCGATAAATCTTGGAAAAGAATATCCGGGCGCTGCCACCTGGGCGGTCAGCAGTTTTAACCTTGAAATTGAACAGGGCGAAATCCTTGCGCTGCTTGGCGAAAGTGGTTGTGGTAAAACAACTGTGCTTAGAATGATATCCGGATTTGAAGTTCCTGATGCTGGTGAGTTATGGCTTGGTACAAAACGTGTTTCAGGTGATGGTTTTTTTGTCGAACCTGAAAAAAGAGGCATCGGCATAGTTTTCCAGGATTATGCTTTGTTTCCGCATAAAACTGTATCTGAAAACATTGGTTTTGGCTTGTTCAGGCTTGGAAAGAAAGAGAAAGCAGTCAGGATCAGCGAACTCATTGAGCTTACAGGCTTGAAGGATCTTGAGCATCGCTATCCACATCAACTCTCCGGTGGGCAGCGGCAGCGGGTTGCCCTGGCAAGGGCCCTGGCGCCCAATCCAAACCTGATCCTTTTTGACGAACCCTTTAGCAATATTGACAGTGTTCTCAAAAACCAGATACGTAGCGAGATCCGGGATATAATAAAGGCTTCCGGCACTACTGCTATTTTTGTGACCCACGACACCAAAGATGTACTTGCCATTGCCGATAGAGCCTTGGTACTGAAAGATGGAAAAATTCTGCAAATTGACTCGCCCGGAAATCTCTATCAAAAACCTGTCAATTCATATGTGGCCAGTTTTTTTGGGAAAAGCAATTTCATCTCAGCCAAACCTGTAAAAAACGGATTTGAAACTGCGATTGGGTTTATTACTGCTGAAAGCGAACTTTATCTGGATAAACCGAAAGTTACCCTTTCCATCCGCCCGGAATCATTTCAACTTACTGAGCCAAACAAGGAAAATGCCTTTAAGGGACGTATTTTGAGCCAAAAATTCTTTGGGGAATACACTGAGCTGATTGTTGAGGTTCCGGCAAAAGATAAACCTGAAACCATCACAATTCATTCAAAGAAGGGGAATTGGTATCCGGTTAACGAATGTTG